Proteins encoded together in one Sphingomonas radiodurans window:
- a CDS encoding ankyrin repeat domain-containing protein produces the protein MRRLLFPVLPLALIVAAPPAAAQQQSQSYKFLEAVKNEKGDEVIKILDQPGQTIVNTRDITSGEGALHIVVKRGNGMYLRYLLSRGADPNLRDGRGDTPLLLAVQFGQNALVDILTAAKANPNLANGGGETPLIRAVQKRDLALVRTLLAAGANPDQTDNVAGMSARDYARADARTPAIAKLIDETPKRAPRAVAGPKM, from the coding sequence ATGCGCCGCCTGCTCTTTCCCGTCCTGCCGCTTGCGCTGATCGTCGCGGCCCCGCCCGCCGCGGCGCAGCAGCAGTCGCAAAGCTACAAGTTCCTCGAAGCGGTGAAGAACGAAAAGGGCGACGAGGTCATCAAGATCCTCGACCAGCCCGGGCAGACGATCGTCAACACGCGTGACATCACGTCCGGCGAGGGCGCGCTGCACATCGTCGTGAAGCGCGGAAACGGCATGTACCTGCGCTATCTCCTGTCGCGCGGTGCCGATCCGAACCTGCGCGACGGGCGCGGCGATACGCCGCTGCTGCTGGCGGTGCAGTTCGGCCAGAACGCGCTGGTCGACATCCTCACCGCGGCCAAGGCCAATCCGAATCTGGCCAATGGCGGCGGCGAAACCCCGCTGATCCGCGCGGTGCAGAAGCGCGATCTCGCGCTCGTGCGCACCCTGCTGGCGGCCGGCGCCAATCCCGATCAGACCGACAATGTCGCCGGCATGTCGGCGCGCGATTATGCCCGCGCGGATGCGCGCACACCGGCAATCGCCAAGCTGATCGACGAGACGCCGAAGCGGGCGCCACGCGCTGTAGCTGGGCCAAAGATGTAG
- a CDS encoding WcaI family glycosyltransferase: MIVRPMDIVIVGHNYAPELIGIGPCTAGMAETLAASGNRVRVICGQPSYPSWRVAKEHRSVFPRRTIENNVAVRRLPLYVPANPRGLRRMLHNLSFAVLALIALIVTLRRGRPEVIIAIVPSIASALVARLVAWLCSRPLWLHVQDFEVDMASATGQLRHADNRLLRRVERSGLHGTRASSISPRMCDRLVLRGNDRARVIEFRNWASPHVRPLSAPSVYRAQWSINRPFVALYSGNIAAKQGIEIVVEAAKRLAGRRDLLFVICGEGAHRAALLAATSGCDNILFCDLQPAERLNDLLGLATVHLLPQIADAADLVLPSKLPNMLASGRPVVATASAGTSLAEEVDGCGIVTPPHDAPAFARAIETLIDDAVLRDELGRAALERAAIRWNKSYILADFERELRRLDAEWRAERLSWDRSFQPGLGIGSLAE, encoded by the coding sequence ATGATCGTCCGGCCGATGGATATTGTGATCGTCGGTCATAACTATGCACCGGAACTGATCGGGATCGGCCCCTGCACTGCCGGCATGGCCGAAACACTTGCAGCGAGCGGCAATCGCGTGCGCGTCATCTGTGGCCAACCCTCCTATCCATCCTGGCGCGTCGCCAAGGAGCATCGCAGCGTCTTTCCCCGCCGCACGATCGAGAACAACGTCGCGGTGCGCCGGCTCCCGCTTTACGTGCCCGCCAATCCGCGCGGGCTGCGGCGTATGCTCCACAATCTCAGTTTCGCCGTACTGGCGTTGATCGCGCTGATCGTGACGCTGCGGCGCGGGCGGCCGGAAGTGATCATTGCCATCGTGCCGTCGATCGCCTCCGCGCTCGTCGCACGGCTGGTCGCATGGCTCTGCAGCAGGCCCTTGTGGCTGCACGTGCAGGATTTCGAAGTCGATATGGCCAGCGCGACTGGCCAGTTGCGCCACGCCGATAACCGCCTGCTGCGCCGGGTCGAGCGCTCCGGCTTGCACGGTACGCGCGCGAGCAGCATCTCGCCGCGCATGTGTGATCGCCTGGTGCTGCGCGGCAACGATCGCGCGCGGGTTATCGAGTTTCGCAACTGGGCGAGCCCGCACGTGCGCCCGCTCTCGGCGCCATCCGTCTATCGCGCGCAATGGTCGATCAATCGCCCGTTCGTCGCGCTCTATTCGGGCAACATCGCCGCCAAACAGGGGATCGAGATCGTCGTCGAGGCAGCGAAGCGGCTGGCCGGGCGGCGCGACCTCCTGTTCGTCATCTGTGGCGAAGGCGCGCATCGCGCGGCCCTGCTTGCAGCCACGTCGGGCTGCGACAACATCCTCTTCTGCGATCTGCAGCCGGCCGAGCGGCTCAACGATCTGCTCGGGCTGGCGACGGTTCACTTGCTGCCGCAGATCGCCGATGCGGCGGATCTCGTGCTCCCGTCGAAGCTGCCCAACATGCTCGCCTCGGGCCGCCCGGTCGTCGCTACCGCGTCGGCCGGCACGAGCCTCGCGGAGGAGGTCGACGGGTGCGGCATCGTCACGCCGCCGCACGACGCGCCAGCCTTCGCGCGCGCGATCGAAACGCTGATCGACGATGCCGTGCTGCGCGACGAACTCGGCCGTGCGGCGCTGGAGCGGGCCGCGATACGATGGAACAAGAGCTACATCCTGGCCGATTTCGAGCGCGAACTCCGTCGGCTCGACGCCGAATGGCGCGCGGAGCGGCTATCGTGGGATCGGAGTTTTCAGCCTGGTCTGGGAATCGGCTCGCTCGCCGAGTAG
- a CDS encoding SCO family protein → MNVRIPIIFATLALAGCSPEAPPARPPLEGARIGGPFALTDQNGRATTDAALAGKYRIMYFGYTFCPDVCPVDVQKIGAAMKLLDTSDPALAQRIVPVFISIDPARDTPAVIKQFVSAFHPRMIGLTGSDAEIARVAKEYGVYFKRGDGTPDGYMMDHSRQAYLMSPEGKPLALLPQEGTPQAIVDEIKRWAT, encoded by the coding sequence ATGAACGTCCGTATCCCAATCATTTTCGCCACGCTTGCGCTCGCCGGCTGCTCTCCCGAGGCGCCGCCGGCGCGCCCGCCGCTGGAAGGCGCGCGGATCGGCGGGCCGTTCGCGCTGACCGACCAGAACGGGCGCGCGACGACCGATGCGGCGTTAGCGGGCAAATATCGCATCATGTATTTCGGCTATACCTTCTGCCCCGATGTGTGCCCGGTCGACGTGCAGAAGATCGGCGCGGCGATGAAGCTGCTGGACACGAGCGATCCGGCGCTGGCGCAGCGCATCGTGCCGGTGTTCATCTCGATCGATCCGGCGCGCGACACGCCGGCAGTGATCAAGCAGTTCGTCTCGGCATTTCATCCGCGGATGATCGGGCTGACTGGGAGCGACGCCGAGATCGCGCGCGTCGCGAAGGAATATGGCGTCTATTTCAAACGCGGTGACGGCACCCCAGATGGTTACATGATGGACCATAGCCGGCAGGCGTATCTGATGTCCCCCGAGGGCAAGCCGCTTGCGCTGCTGCCGCAGGAAGGCACGCCGCAGGCGATCGTCGACGAGATCAAGCGCTGGGCGACATGA
- a CDS encoding YcgN family cysteine cluster protein, whose product MNRFWEDTPLSKLDRAQWEALCDGCGKCCLHKLEDEETGELLPTNVACRLLDRRSGLCSDYRHRHAYVSECVRLTMRNVDKIDWLPMTCAYRLRANGEQLPDWHYLVSGDRDAVHRAGESVRGWTVSEDDAGEFEHHIVDRVL is encoded by the coding sequence ATGAACCGATTTTGGGAAGATACGCCGCTGAGCAAGCTCGATCGCGCGCAATGGGAAGCGCTGTGCGACGGCTGCGGCAAATGCTGCCTGCACAAGCTGGAGGACGAGGAGACGGGCGAGCTGCTGCCGACGAACGTCGCGTGCCGGCTGCTCGATCGGCGCAGCGGGCTGTGTTCGGACTATCGCCACCGCCATGCCTATGTCTCGGAATGCGTGCGACTGACGATGCGCAACGTCGACAAGATCGACTGGCTGCCGATGACGTGCGCCTATCGCTTGCGCGCCAATGGCGAGCAGCTGCCCGACTGGCATTATCTGGTGTCGGGCGATCGCGATGCGGTGCACCGCGCGGGCGAGTCGGTGCGCGGCTGGACGGTCAGCGAGGACGATGCGGGCGAATTCGAGCATCATATCGTCGATCGGGTGCTTTGA
- a CDS encoding transglycosylase domain-containing protein: MARAPAPRSSPAARPAWRRRLSITLKVLIGLGVLALGALVTAVYIAKAQLPSFEDLKSSPNGQMIRVHAADGTVIVSIGPSYGDWLPFDRIPAVMRSATISVEDKRFYSHLGVDPIGVARSVKVRYDRGRWVQGGSTITQQLARNVFLNNQKKFGRKFREWILALAMERKFSKSEILELYLNKVYYGGGAYGIDAAARKFFGHGANDLTLSEAAIIAGLVKAPSNYSPTADAQAAVDRAGVVLRVMAENGDISPTEAAEASPQEVKLAPEPRQNSVRYFTDWALPQLEMLIDETEKPLEVWTTLDLSMQRAADAAVRKNSPAGAQGALVALDRDGAVRAMVGGKDYVSSIYNRATQAQRQPGSAFKLFVYLAALEAGKTPESTEVDGPVSINGWSPRNSSRRFSGTVTLRTAFAYSLNTVAAKLGQMVGFTTVADMARRFGISSTINTQPSMVLGTSEVRLIDMTRAFASVANKGVAVTPFGITKVTANNEVIFNHEVDRSRVLVAPYVAAQMTDLLQTAVNTGTGRAAQIGRPVAGKTGTTSASKDGWFLGFSSGITTGVWMGRDDAKPIAGLQGGTAPARAFAQFMTAAVAKRPIEQFETEVTLPEWQLEPDEQSYFGEPDDAVFVDENGDPVAAGGVPAQETYEAGQGVERPSARSERPVPEVDPGAPPPEQQLNQDWIDRVTGRDPRQAPPPNQPRNQPPEDERPYQ, from the coding sequence ATGGCCCGCGCCCCCGCTCCCCGCTCCTCTCCCGCTGCTCGCCCAGCGTGGCGCCGGCGCCTGTCGATCACCCTCAAGGTGTTGATCGGGCTTGGCGTTCTGGCGCTCGGTGCGCTGGTGACGGCGGTCTATATCGCGAAGGCACAGCTGCCCTCGTTCGAGGATCTGAAATCCTCCCCCAACGGCCAGATGATCCGCGTCCATGCCGCCGACGGCACGGTGATCGTGTCGATCGGGCCAAGCTACGGCGATTGGCTGCCGTTCGATCGCATTCCGGCCGTGATGCGCAGCGCGACCATCTCGGTCGAGGACAAGCGCTTCTACAGCCACTTGGGCGTCGATCCGATCGGCGTCGCGCGCTCGGTGAAGGTGCGCTACGATCGCGGCCGCTGGGTGCAGGGCGGCTCGACGATCACGCAGCAGCTCGCGCGCAACGTCTTCCTCAACAACCAGAAGAAGTTCGGCCGCAAGTTCCGCGAATGGATCCTCGCGCTCGCGATGGAGCGCAAGTTCAGCAAGAGCGAGATCCTCGAACTGTACCTCAACAAGGTCTATTACGGCGGCGGTGCCTACGGCATCGACGCTGCCGCGCGAAAGTTCTTCGGCCATGGCGCCAACGACCTCACGCTCAGCGAGGCGGCGATCATCGCCGGGCTCGTCAAGGCACCGTCGAACTATTCGCCGACCGCCGATGCACAGGCCGCGGTCGATCGCGCAGGGGTCGTGCTCCGCGTGATGGCCGAAAATGGCGACATCAGCCCCACCGAAGCCGCCGAAGCCAGCCCGCAGGAAGTGAAGCTCGCGCCCGAGCCCAGGCAGAACAGCGTGCGCTATTTCACCGACTGGGCGCTGCCGCAGCTCGAAATGCTGATCGACGAAACCGAAAAGCCGCTCGAAGTGTGGACGACGCTCGATCTGTCGATGCAGCGCGCGGCGGATGCGGCGGTGCGCAAGAACTCCCCCGCCGGCGCGCAGGGCGCGCTGGTCGCGCTCGATCGCGACGGCGCGGTGCGCGCGATGGTCGGCGGCAAGGATTACGTCTCGTCGATCTACAATCGCGCGACGCAAGCGCAGCGCCAGCCGGGCTCGGCGTTCAAGCTGTTCGTCTATCTCGCCGCGCTCGAGGCCGGGAAGACTCCCGAATCGACCGAAGTCGACGGGCCGGTCTCGATCAACGGCTGGAGCCCGCGTAACAGTTCGCGGCGCTTCTCGGGCACCGTTACGTTGCGCACCGCGTTCGCCTATTCGCTCAACACCGTCGCCGCGAAGCTCGGCCAGATGGTCGGCTTCACGACGGTGGCCGACATGGCGCGCCGCTTCGGCATATCGTCCACCATCAACACGCAGCCATCGATGGTGCTCGGCACCTCCGAAGTGCGGCTGATCGACATGACGCGCGCGTTCGCGAGCGTCGCCAACAAGGGCGTGGCGGTCACGCCGTTCGGCATCACGAAAGTGACCGCCAACAACGAAGTGATCTTCAACCACGAGGTCGATCGCAGCCGCGTGCTGGTCGCGCCCTATGTCGCCGCGCAGATGACCGATCTGCTGCAGACCGCAGTCAACACCGGCACGGGCCGTGCCGCACAGATCGGCCGGCCGGTCGCGGGCAAGACGGGCACCACCTCGGCGTCGAAGGACGGCTGGTTCCTCGGCTTCTCGTCCGGCATCACGACTGGCGTGTGGATGGGCCGCGACGATGCCAAGCCGATCGCCGGCCTCCAGGGCGGCACCGCGCCGGCGCGCGCCTTCGCGCAGTTCATGACAGCAGCGGTCGCCAAGCGCCCGATCGAGCAATTCGAAACCGAAGTGACACTGCCCGAATGGCAGCTCGAACCCGACGAGCAGAGCTATTTCGGCGAGCCCGACGATGCCGTGTTCGTCGACGAGAATGGCGATCCCGTCGCGGCAGGCGGCGTCCCGGCTCAGGAGACTTACGAAGCCGGCCAGGGGGTCGAGCGGCCATCCGCGCGCAGCGAGCGCCCGGTGCCCGAAGTCGATCCCGGCGCCCCGCCGCCCGAGCAGCAGCTCAACCAGGATTGGATCGATCGCGTCACCGGGCGCGATCCGCGCCAGGCTCCCCCGCCCAATCAGCCGCGCAATCAGCCGCCCGAGGACGAGCGCCCATACCAGTGA
- a CDS encoding M48 family metallopeptidase encodes MDVVRHPTARRVKLAFDPSSGRVRLTIPRRASAKAALAWAGQYSDWIAAQRAKLPQARPFAEGATVPLGDETLTIVWREGASRIVRREGELLLLSGPRETIGRRVEAWLRREALRLLAEDTAQYAARAGVAVDKVAIGDPRGRWGSCSSTGAIRYSWRLVLAPEAVRRATAAHEVAHRVHMDHSPAFHALVAQLYGSDPTPHRRWLRANGASLHWYGRSSSGG; translated from the coding sequence ATCGACGTCGTCCGGCATCCGACCGCCCGGCGCGTGAAGCTGGCGTTCGATCCTTCGAGCGGGCGGGTGCGGCTGACGATTCCGCGGCGCGCTTCGGCCAAGGCGGCGCTCGCCTGGGCGGGGCAATATAGCGACTGGATCGCGGCGCAGCGCGCGAAATTGCCGCAGGCGCGGCCGTTCGCCGAGGGCGCCACGGTGCCGCTGGGCGACGAGACGCTGACGATCGTGTGGCGCGAGGGCGCGTCGCGGATCGTGCGGCGCGAGGGCGAACTGCTGCTATTGTCGGGGCCGCGCGAGACGATCGGGCGGCGGGTCGAGGCGTGGCTGCGGCGCGAGGCGCTGCGGCTGCTCGCGGAGGATACGGCGCAGTATGCGGCGCGTGCGGGCGTGGCGGTCGACAAGGTCGCGATCGGCGATCCGCGCGGGCGCTGGGGGAGCTGCAGCAGCACCGGCGCAATCCGCTACAGCTGGCGGCTGGTGCTCGCGCCGGAGGCGGTTCGGCGCGCGACCGCGGCGCATGAGGTGGCGCATCGCGTGCACATGGATCATTCGCCGGCATTCCACGCGCTGGTGGCGCAGCTATATGGCAGTGACCCGACGCCGCATCGCCGCTGGCTGCGCGCCAATGGCGCCAGCCTTCACTGGTATGGGCGCTCGTCCTCGGGCGGCTGA